The Methanobacterium sp. BAmetb5 genome includes a region encoding these proteins:
- the ectB gene encoding diaminobutyrate--2-oxoglutarate transaminase, whose protein sequence is MMKTFKEHESQVRSYIRSFPAIFQKARGATLIDEQGKEYIDFFAGAGTLNYGHNNPLVSEALINYLKEDYIIHGLDQATTAKKVFLEKFYDTILQPRHMEYKIQFTGPTGTNAVESALKLVRMVKGRSNIIAFTNAFHGLTMGSMAVTANEFYRDEAFINRANVSFMPFDGYLGEDVNTAHYLRKFLEDQSSGVDLPAAVLLETIQAEGGINVASDEWLREIEQICKDFDILLIVDDIQVGNGRTGTFFSFENAGINPDIITLSKSIGGGLPLSMVLMKGELDQWKPGEHTGTFRGNNLAFVAATELLSYWENDNLSNAVYNKEKIIKEKLTGIKNQYPEIQAEVRGRGMIYGLKVPLMGFCSNVSEEAFSQYLLIELAGANDDVLKLLPPLTIENDLLQEGLQIIEDSVQAVMERREAILEGLNHDSQNHG, encoded by the coding sequence ATGATGAAAACATTCAAGGAACACGAATCACAAGTACGTAGTTATATAAGAAGTTTCCCTGCCATATTCCAGAAAGCCAGAGGTGCCACATTGATTGATGAACAGGGAAAAGAATATATTGATTTTTTTGCAGGTGCCGGGACATTGAACTATGGACATAATAATCCACTGGTTTCAGAAGCCCTGATTAACTATTTAAAAGAGGACTACATTATCCACGGCCTGGATCAGGCCACCACCGCCAAAAAAGTATTCTTAGAAAAATTCTACGACACCATCCTGCAACCAAGACACATGGAGTATAAAATACAGTTTACAGGGCCAACTGGTACCAATGCCGTTGAATCAGCATTGAAATTAGTTAGAATGGTTAAAGGAAGATCCAATATCATTGCCTTTACCAATGCCTTTCACGGTCTGACCATGGGTTCCATGGCAGTAACTGCCAATGAATTCTATAGGGACGAAGCATTCATCAACCGGGCCAATGTGAGTTTCATGCCCTTTGATGGATACCTAGGAGAAGATGTTAACACCGCACACTACCTCCGGAAGTTTCTGGAAGATCAAAGTAGTGGTGTGGACCTGCCGGCAGCGGTACTACTGGAGACCATCCAGGCAGAGGGTGGTATAAATGTAGCCAGTGATGAATGGCTGAGAGAAATCGAGCAGATATGTAAAGATTTTGATATACTGCTAATTGTGGATGATATCCAGGTAGGAAACGGTCGAACCGGGACTTTCTTCAGTTTTGAAAATGCCGGGATCAACCCGGACATTATCACCCTTTCCAAATCAATTGGAGGGGGCTTACCCTTATCCATGGTGCTGATGAAAGGAGAACTAGACCAGTGGAAACCCGGAGAACACACCGGAACATTCCGGGGAAACAACCTTGCTTTTGTGGCAGCCACAGAGCTTTTAAGCTACTGGGAAAATGATAATCTCTCTAATGCTGTTTATAACAAGGAAAAAATTATTAAGGAAAAATTAACGGGAATAAAAAACCAATACCCTGAAATACAGGCAGAGGTGCGTGGTCGTGGCATGATATACGGACTTAAGGTTCCTTTAATGGGTTTCTGTAGCAATGTGTCTGAAGAAGCATTTTCACAATATCTGCTCATTGAACTGGCTGGTGCCAACGATGATGTGCTTAAACTCCTACCACCCCTAACCATTGAAAATGATCTTCTCCAGGAAGGACTGCAGATAATAGAAGATTCTGTACAGGCAGTTATGGAAAGAAGGGAAGCTATACTTGAGGGTTTAAACCATGATAGTCAGAACCATGGATGA
- the ectA gene encoding diaminobutyrate acetyltransferase: MHPENDENQPVTIRTPQIKDGNQIYHLVKKSRPLEINSVYSYLLICTHFDHTSAVAEWNDKIIGFISAYINPHQENNLFIWQVAVLPTMRGQGLATQMIENILHRKETQSIEFIETTVTPTNDASMALFENIASNLDTNLEKTSFFTPEIFGNPPHEEELLLQIGPLNR; this comes from the coding sequence ATGCACCCAGAAAATGATGAAAATCAACCAGTAACAATCCGAACCCCCCAAATAAAAGACGGAAATCAAATTTATCATTTGGTAAAAAAAAGCAGACCATTAGAGATCAACTCTGTATACAGTTACCTCTTGATATGTACTCATTTTGACCATACCAGTGCAGTAGCAGAGTGGAATGATAAAATAATAGGTTTCATATCCGCTTACATTAATCCGCACCAGGAAAACAACCTTTTTATATGGCAGGTGGCGGTGCTCCCCACCATGCGTGGTCAAGGCCTGGCCACCCAGATGATAGAAAATATCCTCCACCGAAAAGAAACCCAATCCATTGAATTTATTGAAACCACAGTGACCCCCACCAATGATGCTTCCATGGCTTTATTTGAGAATATCGCATCTAATCTGGATACAAATTTAGAGAAAACATCTTTTTTTACCCCAGAAATCTTTGGCAATCCACCTCATGAAGAAGAGTTACTTCTCCAAATAGGACCCTTAAATAGGTAG
- a CDS encoding class I SAM-dependent methyltransferase, translated as MEQWYQKLFKNFVDKYEDESFTQGTVGEVDFLESEINHNKSCKILDVGCGTGRHAIELTKRGYQVTGVDLSAKMLKKAREKAAESGVVIDFIEADARKLPFQGEFDLVVMLCEGGFPLMETDEMNFQILESASRSLKKGGKLIFTTLNGLFPLFHSVKDFINSNSESQTNRENSFNLMTFRDEYQMEIEDDEGKVLNLNCNERYYVPSEITWLLKSLNFNPVDIYGCKLGKFSRNDPLTTEDYEMLVVAEYLINESD; from the coding sequence ATGGAACAATGGTACCAAAAACTTTTCAAAAATTTCGTAGATAAATATGAAGATGAATCATTCACCCAAGGAACAGTTGGAGAAGTCGATTTTCTCGAATCAGAAATAAACCATAATAAAAGCTGTAAAATATTAGACGTGGGTTGTGGAACAGGTCGACATGCCATTGAACTCACTAAACGAGGTTACCAGGTTACAGGTGTTGATTTATCTGCAAAAATGCTCAAAAAGGCCAGAGAAAAGGCAGCAGAATCGGGAGTGGTAATTGATTTTATAGAGGCCGATGCTCGAAAACTTCCCTTCCAGGGAGAGTTTGACCTGGTGGTCATGCTGTGTGAGGGTGGATTCCCCCTCATGGAAACCGATGAAATGAACTTCCAGATACTGGAAAGTGCCAGCCGATCATTAAAGAAGGGAGGTAAACTAATATTCACCACCTTAAATGGGCTTTTCCCCTTATTCCATTCAGTTAAAGATTTCATAAACTCTAATTCTGAATCTCAAACCAATAGGGAGAACTCATTTAATTTAATGACCTTCCGGGATGAGTACCAGATGGAAATAGAAGATGATGAAGGTAAGGTCCTTAATTTAAACTGTAATGAACGATACTACGTTCCCTCCGAAATAACCTGGTTGTTAAAATCTTTGAACTTCAACCCTGTAGATATTTACGGATGTAAACTCGGCAAATTCAGTAGAAACGATCCTTTAACCACGGAAGACTATGAAATGCTGGTTGTAGCTGAGTATTTAATAAATGAAAGTGATTAA
- a CDS encoding ectoine synthase — MIVRTMDEVEGTPREVFAENGNWVSKRFLREEDNMGFSLNETIIYANTETLIWYKNHLEAVYCVDGEGEIETTEDGTVYPIKPGTMYALDKNDRHYLRAYNKDLRLLCVFNPPLVGDEVHDEDGSY; from the coding sequence ATGATAGTCAGAACCATGGATGAAGTTGAAGGCACTCCCCGGGAAGTTTTCGCTGAAAACGGGAACTGGGTTAGCAAACGTTTCCTGCGGGAAGAAGACAATATGGGCTTTTCCCTCAATGAAACCATAATCTACGCCAACACTGAAACTTTGATATGGTACAAAAACCATTTAGAGGCGGTTTACTGTGTGGATGGTGAGGGAGAGATAGAAACCACCGAAGATGGCACGGTATATCCCATCAAACCCGGCACAATGTACGCCCTTGATAAAAACGACCGGCACTACCTCCGGGCTTACAACAAGGATCTGCGGCTTTTATGTGTTTTTAACCCCCCACTGGTGGGGGATGAAGTCCATGACGAGGATGGTTCTTACTGA
- a CDS encoding winged helix-turn-helix domain-containing protein has product MRKFLWKLLAGTKGGLNRARIIDELKNRPYNANQLAERLSLNYKTIKYHIEVLEKNSIVTSTGKGYGALYFLSDKMEKNFDIFLEIWDEFRVSSSSNVYYLANNVPVEAAHH; this is encoded by the coding sequence TTGAGAAAATTCCTATGGAAATTACTGGCCGGTACCAAGGGCGGATTAAACCGTGCCAGAATAATAGATGAACTAAAAAACCGTCCTTACAATGCAAATCAGCTGGCAGAAAGACTGTCTCTAAACTACAAAACAATAAAATACCACATTGAGGTTTTAGAGAAAAACAGCATAGTGACCTCAACCGGAAAAGGATACGGGGCATTGTATTTCCTATCGGACAAGATGGAAAAAAACTTCGATATTTTCCTGGAGATCTGGGACGAATTTAGAGTATCCAGCAGCAGCAACGTTTATTACCTGGCGAATAATGTCCCGGTAGAAGCAGCTCATCACTGA
- a CDS encoding aldo/keto reductase, producing MLYRNFGKTGKKVSILGFGCMRLPILDGNPERINEPLATEMLHHAIDQGVNYVDTAYPYHGLDATQGGQSEILLGNALKDGYRDEVYLSTKLPSWLINKKEDLDYYLNEQLRRLQTDRIDFYLLHGLGQRTWETLTSLDVFQFLDSAREDGRIGYAGFSFHDELKLFKEIVDSYPWSFSQIQYNYMDQDFQAGKVGLEYAASQGLGTVVMEPLRGGCLVRNIPSDIQAIWDSAPVKRTPAEWALRFLWDQSKVNIVLSGMSTLEDVKENLRIANDGQTHSLTESERDLIEKVRKTYKARTHVGCTACGYCMPCPEGVDIPLNLNLLNDVYLYQNLEKPSGNYKFLKAKGGSASFCTQCGECEEKCTQNIAISKYLQETVETFEQNNE from the coding sequence ATGTTATACAGAAACTTTGGAAAAACTGGCAAGAAAGTTTCCATACTTGGTTTTGGATGCATGCGCCTTCCCATACTGGATGGGAACCCGGAAAGGATAAATGAACCCCTGGCAACAGAGATGCTGCACCACGCCATAGACCAGGGTGTGAATTATGTGGACACTGCTTATCCCTATCATGGCCTCGATGCCACCCAGGGTGGTCAGAGCGAGATCCTACTGGGAAATGCACTGAAAGATGGATACCGTGATGAGGTGTACTTATCCACTAAATTACCCAGCTGGTTGATAAACAAAAAGGAGGATCTGGACTATTATCTTAACGAACAGCTCCGGAGGCTTCAAACTGACCGTATTGACTTTTACCTCCTCCACGGCCTGGGACAGAGAACCTGGGAAACTTTGACCAGTCTGGATGTTTTCCAGTTTCTGGACTCAGCCCGGGAAGATGGTCGGATAGGATACGCTGGTTTTTCATTCCATGATGAACTTAAACTATTCAAAGAGATAGTGGACTCTTATCCCTGGAGCTTTTCCCAGATACAATACAACTACATGGACCAGGACTTCCAGGCCGGGAAAGTCGGCCTGGAATACGCTGCATCCCAAGGTTTGGGAACCGTGGTTATGGAACCACTGCGTGGTGGTTGCCTGGTGAGAAATATTCCCTCTGATATTCAGGCTATATGGGACAGTGCCCCGGTTAAAAGAACACCAGCAGAATGGGCCTTAAGGTTCCTCTGGGACCAAAGTAAAGTGAACATTGTTCTAAGCGGCATGAGTACCCTGGAAGATGTTAAAGAGAATCTAAGGATTGCTAATGATGGACAAACCCACAGTTTGACTGAAAGTGAGAGAGATTTGATAGAAAAAGTTCGGAAGACTTATAAGGCCCGGACACACGTTGGTTGTACTGCCTGTGGTTACTGCATGCCCTGTCCCGAAGGAGTGGACATTCCCCTGAATCTAAACCTGTTAAATGATGTTTATCTATATCAGAACCTGGAAAAACCCTCGGGAAATTACAAGTTCCTAAAAGCTAAGGGAGGCAGTGCATCATTCTGCACCCAATGCGGTGAGTGTGAGGAAAAATGCACCCAGAACATAGCAATAAGCAAATATCTCCAGGAAACTGTGGAAACCTTTGAACAAAATAATGAATAA
- a CDS encoding HAAS signaling domain-containing protein, with product MNKDEYLKELRKLLRKLPKEDREDIISDYEEHFTIGMEKGRTEEEISKALGNPKNVAKQIKADHMVKKAEDKPSVGSIIEAILAIMGLGLFNLIFVAVPVLVVVAIIITLFVIGFVMIFGGIYWVLLPLLSFIFPKLLLAPSIGPNTSVLMDSLFTMLGGFAVTIGGILLVVAMVFVSKWFYELMIRYLKLNLRIIEGRKKDI from the coding sequence ATGAATAAGGATGAATATCTAAAGGAACTTAGAAAACTCCTGAGAAAACTTCCAAAGGAGGACAGGGAAGACATAATTTCTGACTACGAAGAGCACTTTACAATTGGTATGGAAAAGGGCAGAACTGAAGAAGAAATCTCAAAGGCCCTGGGAAATCCCAAAAACGTGGCCAAGCAGATCAAAGCCGATCATATGGTCAAAAAGGCGGAGGATAAACCCTCAGTGGGTAGCATAATAGAAGCAATACTGGCAATAATGGGATTAGGTCTTTTTAATCTGATATTTGTGGCTGTGCCCGTTCTGGTGGTTGTAGCTATCATAATTACTCTGTTCGTGATTGGTTTTGTAATGATATTTGGAGGAATTTACTGGGTTCTGTTACCGTTGTTGAGCTTCATTTTCCCAAAATTGCTTTTGGCACCGTCGATTGGTCCAAACACTAGTGTATTGATGGATAGTCTATTCACCATGCTGGGTGGATTTGCGGTAACCATCGGGGGAATTCTTCTGGTGGTGGCCATGGTGTTCGTGTCTAAATGGTTCTACGAATTAATGATCAGATACCTGAAATTAAATTTAAGAATTATAGAAGGACGTAAAAAAGATATTTAA
- a CDS encoding winged helix-turn-helix domain-containing protein: MKKVFLWWLIAGNKGGENRGRIIVELNKRPYNANKLAEKLSLDYKTIRHHIDILEENNLVESTGEKYGALYFLSDEMEKNYNLFLSIWEEFKEE, encoded by the coding sequence ATGAAGAAAGTGTTTTTATGGTGGTTAATTGCGGGAAATAAAGGCGGGGAGAACCGTGGTAGAATAATAGTTGAACTGAATAAAAGGCCCTACAATGCTAATAAACTCGCTGAAAAACTTTCCCTGGATTATAAAACCATCAGACACCATATAGATATTTTAGAGGAAAACAACTTAGTTGAATCCACTGGAGAAAAGTATGGTGCCTTGTATTTCCTTTCAGATGAGATGGAAAAAAATTATAACTTATTCCTGTCGATTTGGGAAGAATTTAAGGAAGAATAA
- a CDS encoding PadR family transcriptional regulator, translated as MNTQFKKGVLELCVLVLLDRKDCYGYEMVDEISKNISISEGTIYPLLKRLKKEGFLDSYLKESQGGPPRKYYQLTTLGKVKKEELVKEWRSFSVGVNNLLYSEITNDSGAIKDE; from the coding sequence ATGAACACTCAATTTAAAAAGGGGGTACTAGAACTCTGTGTTCTGGTCCTTCTTGACAGAAAAGACTGTTATGGTTATGAAATGGTGGATGAAATCTCCAAAAATATCTCCATTTCTGAAGGAACCATTTACCCACTTCTTAAAAGGTTGAAAAAGGAGGGATTCCTGGATTCATATTTGAAAGAATCCCAGGGGGGCCCTCCTCGAAAATATTACCAGTTGACTACGTTGGGTAAGGTTAAAAAAGAAGAATTAGTTAAAGAATGGCGGAGTTTCTCCGTAGGTGTTAATAATTTATTATACTCTGAAATTACGAATGATTCGGGGGCCATTAAGGATGAATAA
- a CDS encoding DUF6506 family protein has translation MTTKAAFIFVAPEADPQKHCAVIESPVIELSVVGVKNYQEAEETAQKLVADGVTAIELCAGFGSEGTALIARAVKGKAVVGAVRFDLHPAFDHRSGDELF, from the coding sequence ATGACAACTAAAGCCGCATTTATATTTGTTGCTCCGGAAGCTGATCCGCAAAAGCACTGTGCAGTAATTGAATCACCAGTAATTGAACTTTCGGTGGTTGGTGTTAAAAATTATCAGGAAGCAGAAGAAACTGCCCAAAAATTGGTTGCTGATGGTGTGACTGCCATTGAACTATGTGCCGGGTTTGGGAGTGAAGGAACTGCTCTTATTGCCCGGGCAGTGAAGGGAAAAGCAGTGGTAGGAGCAGTACGTTTTGATCTGCACCCTGCTTTTGACCACCGTAGTGGTGATGAACTGTTTTAA
- a CDS encoding prenyltransferase/squalene oxidase repeat-containing protein codes for MTHLMTKFKYNPLKPLLESDDPAVAYFTRRDILEEWVDPVTKLWNLPPIQKLLIKQLDDGSWPAKGKTKHTGVKYSLIETWKALRFLIQQYQMNNTHPAIRKASEYVFSCQTDEGDIRGILANQYAPYYTGALMYLLILAGYADDPRIEKGFRWLLKMRQGDGGWVIGSPGITGITHLNRQELYDLTSNENRETARALDKSQPFSAAGTGMVLRAFSVHPSYKKSKAARTAALLLKSKFFKKDNWTSYQHPDNWLRFQYPFWWTNLVTALDSLSLMGFSPEDSDIENALNWLVNHQESDGLWKVSYSRIHKEPDKKRTLTSRLWVTLSICRIFKRFYSDF; via the coding sequence ATGACCCATCTGATGACTAAATTTAAATACAACCCATTAAAACCACTTTTAGAATCAGATGACCCGGCAGTTGCATATTTTACCCGAAGAGACATTCTGGAAGAATGGGTGGATCCAGTCACTAAATTGTGGAATTTGCCCCCGATCCAGAAACTCCTAATAAAACAGCTTGATGACGGTTCATGGCCAGCCAAAGGCAAAACTAAACATACCGGCGTTAAATATTCATTAATTGAAACCTGGAAAGCTTTGAGATTCTTAATCCAACAGTACCAGATGAACAACACCCATCCTGCCATCAGGAAAGCTTCGGAGTATGTATTTTCCTGTCAAACTGATGAAGGAGACATCCGGGGAATTTTAGCCAACCAGTATGCCCCCTATTACACCGGGGCATTGATGTACCTACTTATCCTGGCAGGCTACGCAGATGACCCCCGTATTGAAAAAGGGTTCAGATGGCTCCTCAAAATGAGGCAGGGTGATGGGGGCTGGGTAATTGGCAGCCCGGGTATCACTGGTATTACCCATCTTAACCGCCAGGAACTTTACGATTTAACTTCCAATGAAAATAGGGAAACTGCCCGGGCCTTGGATAAATCCCAGCCTTTCTCCGCAGCAGGTACAGGGATGGTTCTCCGGGCATTTTCTGTTCATCCTTCTTACAAAAAATCCAAGGCAGCCCGGACTGCTGCCCTGCTTTTAAAGTCAAAATTCTTTAAAAAAGACAACTGGACCTCTTATCAACATCCAGATAACTGGTTAAGATTCCAGTATCCATTCTGGTGGACCAATCTGGTCACGGCCCTGGATTCACTTTCCCTGATGGGTTTTTCCCCCGAAGATTCAGACATTGAAAATGCATTGAACTGGTTAGTTAACCATCAGGAATCGGACGGTTTATGGAAGGTGTCCTATTCCCGAATTCACAAAGAACCGGATAAAAAGAGAACGTTAACATCCCGATTATGGGTTACTCTATCCATCTGTAGAATTTTTAAAAGGTTTTACTCGGATTTTTAA
- a CDS encoding flavodoxin family protein — MEKEGKMDQLPQKNLLVLYSYHHQNTLKIAKVFSKVLNAPIKEPNEIDPDTLLEYDLVGFGSGIYSAKHHEYLLELADKLHLVMDEKAFLFSTSGITGKSKAYQDHAALREKLESKGYVIVDEFQCKGFNTNSFLKLFGGMNKGRPNARDLKDAEDFAGNLKRTPEL, encoded by the coding sequence ATGGAAAAAGAAGGAAAGATGGATCAGTTGCCACAGAAAAATTTACTGGTTTTATATTCATATCATCATCAAAATACACTGAAAATAGCTAAAGTTTTTTCTAAAGTTCTTAATGCACCGATAAAAGAACCAAATGAAATTGATCCAGATACGCTTCTGGAGTATGACTTGGTAGGTTTCGGCTCCGGGATTTACAGTGCCAAACACCATGAATATCTGCTAGAACTGGCGGATAAACTACATCTGGTGATGGATGAGAAAGCATTTCTCTTTTCAACTAGTGGAATAACTGGGAAATCCAAGGCATACCAGGATCACGCTGCACTCCGGGAAAAACTAGAATCAAAGGGGTACGTGATCGTTGATGAATTCCAGTGTAAGGGTTTTAACACCAATAGTTTTTTGAAACTGTTTGGGGGAATGAATAAGGGCCGACCCAATGCCAGGGATCTTAAAGACGCCGAGGACTTTGCGGGGAATTTGAAAAGAACACCAGAATTATAG
- a CDS encoding EFR1 family ferrodoxin (N-terminal region resembles flavodoxins. C-terminal ferrodoxin region binds two 4Fe-4S clusters.): MGVEIYYFSGTGNSLHVARELKKRIPDTELIPLIRLLDKETIEISADTVGFVFPIHMAMSPGPVRKFIDKLDLKSAEYIFAIATRFGTPHRAFIDVENRLKKKGKLLDSFFSVNMASNDPKFDDWHEATEEEIADLDVEVQNSLDLIQKIILNKEQSRKKDTTFTSDMPAFSIISVFLPFLNRFYSVQFYSDSKCVSCGTCEKVCLSEKIKLINEEPLWQKEIPCFSCYACINYCPQQAIQIKSPRFLKTYTEVNGRYSHPYATVEDIARQK; the protein is encoded by the coding sequence ATGGGCGTTGAGATCTATTATTTTTCAGGCACAGGGAATTCGCTTCATGTAGCCCGAGAGTTGAAAAAACGAATTCCAGATACAGAATTAATTCCTTTAATCAGGCTTCTAGATAAAGAAACGATTGAAATCAGTGCTGATACAGTTGGTTTTGTTTTTCCCATCCACATGGCAATGTCCCCCGGACCAGTAAGAAAATTTATAGATAAATTGGACTTAAAATCCGCAGAATATATTTTTGCCATAGCAACTAGGTTTGGCACCCCTCATAGAGCATTTATTGATGTAGAGAATCGATTGAAGAAAAAGGGTAAACTTTTGGATTCATTTTTTTCAGTCAATATGGCCAGTAATGACCCTAAATTCGATGATTGGCATGAAGCCACAGAAGAAGAAATAGCTGATCTCGATGTTGAAGTCCAAAATAGTCTGGATTTAATCCAGAAAATTATTTTAAATAAAGAACAAAGCCGCAAAAAAGATACAACATTTACTAGTGACATGCCTGCATTCTCGATTATATCCGTTTTTCTTCCCTTTCTTAATAGATTTTACAGTGTACAATTTTATTCTGATTCAAAGTGTGTGAGTTGTGGGACTTGTGAAAAGGTTTGCCTCTCAGAAAAAATAAAATTAATTAACGAAGAACCGTTATGGCAGAAAGAGATTCCATGCTTTTCCTGTTATGCATGTATCAATTATTGCCCACAGCAAGCCATCCAGATTAAATCCCCACGATTTTTAAAAACTTATACTGAAGTTAATGGGAGGTATTCCCATCCTTATGCCACAGTGGAGGATATTGCTAGACAAAAATGA
- a CDS encoding flavodoxin domain-containing protein gives MKIGIVVYSETGHTYSVAEKLQEKLQANGHLVDIERVTTGGDVNPGSKNVTFQNQPDVQSYDALVFGSPVHAFNLAPAMAAYLEQIQSLQDKKIACFVTKGLPFNWTGGNKAISKMKKICQSKGGTVVGTDIIIWRDNVDEKIEELIRRFSVLF, from the coding sequence ATGAAAATAGGAATTGTAGTCTATTCTGAAACTGGGCACACCTATTCTGTGGCGGAAAAACTACAGGAAAAATTACAGGCCAATGGACATTTGGTAGATATTGAACGGGTAACCACAGGGGGTGATGTGAATCCAGGGTCCAAGAACGTCACCTTCCAGAATCAACCCGATGTACAGAGTTATGATGCACTGGTATTCGGTTCTCCAGTGCACGCATTTAACCTTGCACCGGCTATGGCAGCCTATCTGGAGCAGATTCAATCTCTGCAGGATAAAAAAATTGCCTGTTTTGTCACAAAAGGGCTGCCTTTTAACTGGACTGGGGGAAATAAGGCCATCAGTAAAATGAAAAAAATCTGTCAGTCCAAAGGAGGGACTGTGGTGGGAACAGACATCATAATATGGAGAGACAATGTTGATGAAAAGATTGAGGAGTTAATTCGAAGATTCAGTGTATTATTCTAA